In Candidatus Neomarinimicrobiota bacterium, the following are encoded in one genomic region:
- a CDS encoding YebC/PmpR family DNA-binding transcriptional regulator, which produces MSGHSKWAQIKRKKAVLDQKRGKVFTKLIREITVATRLGGGDQDSNSRLRQAVFAAKAANMPAENVKKAIQRGTGELPGVTYEEALFEGYGPGGVAIMIFVTTDNRNRTVADLRHLMAKYGGNLGEQGCVSWVFYKGGFITVDKDGVDEASLLEAVMREGGDDVEETDDVFEITSSPENLNSIRDELQRRGFVVKSAELAMIPTNTVRVEGNDARMLLSLMDELEDHDDVQSVSSNFDVEDALMVEER; this is translated from the coding sequence GTGTCCGGGCACTCAAAGTGGGCTCAAATAAAGCGGAAGAAGGCCGTCCTGGATCAAAAGCGGGGGAAAGTCTTCACCAAGCTCATCAGGGAGATTACCGTGGCAACCCGCCTGGGAGGTGGGGATCAGGACTCCAATTCGAGACTTCGGCAGGCAGTCTTTGCAGCCAAGGCAGCCAATATGCCTGCAGAAAACGTCAAGAAAGCCATTCAACGGGGTACCGGTGAGCTTCCGGGAGTTACGTATGAAGAGGCACTATTTGAAGGATACGGCCCAGGGGGCGTTGCCATCATGATTTTCGTAACGACGGACAACCGGAACCGTACTGTCGCGGATCTGAGACATCTTATGGCAAAGTATGGGGGCAATCTTGGGGAGCAAGGATGCGTTTCATGGGTATTTTACAAGGGGGGTTTCATAACTGTCGACAAAGACGGAGTTGATGAGGCATCGCTGCTGGAAGCGGTCATGAGGGAGGGAGGCGATGATGTTGAAGAAACGGACGACGTGTTTGAGATAACCTCGTCACCCGAAAACCTTAATTCCATCAGAGACGAGCTTCAACGGCGTGGTTTTGTGGTGAAAAGTGCGGAGTTAGCCATGATTCCAACGAATACGGTCAGAGTTGAGGGCAACGACGCCAGAATGTTGCTCAGTCTCATGGATGAACTGGAGGACCACGACGATGTCCAGTCCGTCTCCTCCAATTTTGATGTTGAGGACGCCCTGATGGTTGAGGAGCGGTAG
- a CDS encoding integron integrase, whose translation MKNKNKTPPEFTPDPNMRLMDQIRQVMRYHHYAYRTERTYCDWIVRYVKFHGSKKHPREMGKHQIEAFLSHLAVNRNVSASTQRQALNAIVFLYRQVLDIPVSKSIEPVRAKRHRHLPTVMTQEEVVTVLDQMQGTHSIMAKLLYGGGLRLMECIRLRVGDLDFERNRIYARAAKGGKDRLTLFPRSVQEELRTHLAGVKQLHEEDLVAGYGETYLPFALARKYPNATREFVWQYVFPGKKFSEDPRTGTTRRHHVLESGLQKAVKTAVARAGIEKRVSCHTFRHSFATHLLENGVNIREVQELMGHANVKTTKIYTHVMEKDLEDIRSPLDVVEE comes from the coding sequence ATGAAAAACAAGAATAAAACCCCACCAGAATTCACGCCCGACCCCAACATGAGGTTGATGGATCAGATCCGCCAGGTCATGCGGTATCATCATTACGCTTACCGTACCGAGAGAACCTACTGTGACTGGATTGTACGATATGTGAAATTCCATGGCAGTAAGAAACATCCCCGTGAAATGGGCAAGCATCAAATTGAGGCGTTTTTAAGCCATCTGGCAGTGAATAGGAATGTCTCCGCATCCACTCAAAGACAGGCCCTCAATGCCATTGTTTTCCTATATCGACAGGTTCTTGATATTCCAGTCAGCAAATCAATAGAACCCGTCAGAGCTAAAAGACATCGTCACCTTCCCACCGTAATGACCCAGGAGGAAGTGGTGACGGTCCTAGATCAAATGCAGGGAACGCATTCGATCATGGCAAAGCTTCTCTACGGAGGCGGTCTCCGGTTAATGGAGTGTATTCGCCTACGGGTTGGAGACCTCGATTTTGAAAGGAACAGAATCTATGCAAGGGCTGCCAAGGGTGGCAAAGACCGGCTTACCCTGTTTCCACGATCTGTCCAGGAAGAGCTAAGAACGCACCTGGCTGGAGTAAAACAATTGCATGAGGAGGATTTAGTAGCAGGATACGGTGAAACCTATCTTCCTTTTGCACTGGCAAGAAAATACCCCAATGCCACCAGAGAATTTGTCTGGCAGTACGTATTCCCCGGCAAGAAATTCAGCGAAGACCCACGTACGGGCACCACACGCAGGCACCACGTATTGGAATCGGGATTGCAGAAAGCCGTCAAGACCGCCGTTGCCCGTGCCGGGATTGAGAAACGGGTCAGCTGTCACACCTTTCGTCACAGTTTTGCCACCCACCTGTTGGAGAATGGGGTCAATATTCGTGAGGTTCAAGAGTTAATGGGACATGCGAATGTAAAGACGACGAAGATTTACACCCATGTTATGGAAAAAGACCTTGAGGATATTCGCAGCCCCTTGGACGTTGTTGAGGAATGA
- a CDS encoding aminotransferase class I/II-fold pyridoxal phosphate-dependent enzyme has product MRFANRLERLGTESAFDVLRQAAHWEAEGHEVFPFHLGDINIPTPQNIVDAMNRAISDGKTGYCPPAGIPPLRHILADDVGRRRGVTFESGNVVIQPGGKPVIGKFIMALMNRGDEALYPNPGYPIYESQIEFHGGRAVPYTFHEVDGRFSIDMDEIRSKITPKTRVFIYNNYQNPTGAESTRDEMEALAEIAFEHDLWVLADEAYFEIRYSGTPQSIVSIPGMAEKTVILYTFSKKFAMTGWRIGAAVGPREVIEIISQMNVNDESCTNHFIQWAMIEALTGPQDGSTGILSALRERRNLAAERLKNIKGIRLIVPNSTFYLYPNVSEVMAGKNIDDVGQFQTAILKETGVAICTRNHFGRPLPDETEFYVRFAYSGIDPEGIRTGLTLLKDYFET; this is encoded by the coding sequence ATGCGATTTGCTAATCGACTTGAGCGACTTGGAACGGAATCAGCGTTCGACGTGTTGCGGCAGGCCGCGCATTGGGAGGCGGAAGGACATGAAGTCTTCCCTTTTCATCTCGGGGACATCAATATCCCAACACCGCAGAATATCGTGGATGCCATGAACAGGGCGATCAGCGATGGAAAGACGGGATACTGCCCCCCGGCGGGGATTCCCCCACTGCGACACATCCTTGCTGACGATGTGGGACGGAGACGCGGAGTCACCTTCGAATCCGGTAACGTTGTCATCCAGCCGGGTGGAAAACCCGTGATCGGGAAATTCATAATGGCCCTCATGAATCGAGGGGACGAAGCTCTGTATCCCAACCCGGGGTATCCCATTTACGAGTCCCAGATCGAATTCCACGGGGGGAGGGCAGTGCCGTACACCTTTCACGAAGTGGACGGCCGGTTTTCCATCGATATGGATGAGATTCGATCGAAAATCACGCCGAAGACACGGGTTTTCATCTACAATAACTACCAGAACCCTACGGGTGCCGAATCAACCAGAGACGAAATGGAAGCGCTGGCAGAAATTGCTTTTGAACATGATTTGTGGGTACTCGCGGACGAAGCCTATTTTGAGATCCGGTATTCCGGGACACCACAATCCATCGTATCTATTCCAGGAATGGCGGAAAAAACCGTCATTCTGTATACATTCTCCAAGAAATTCGCGATGACCGGGTGGCGAATCGGTGCAGCCGTGGGACCGCGGGAAGTGATAGAAATCATCTCTCAAATGAACGTGAACGATGAATCGTGCACCAACCATTTCATTCAGTGGGCCATGATCGAAGCTCTCACCGGTCCCCAGGATGGATCCACCGGCATACTATCGGCGCTCAGGGAAAGGAGAAACCTGGCCGCGGAAAGACTCAAGAATATTAAGGGAATTAGACTCATTGTCCCGAACTCCACGTTCTATCTCTATCCAAACGTTTCGGAGGTGATGGCGGGGAAGAACATTGACGACGTCGGGCAATTTCAGACCGCCATTCTCAAGGAAACGGGAGTGGCGATTTGCACGAGAAACCACTTCGGCCGACCTTTGCCCGATGAAACGGAATTCTATGTTCGATTTGCCTATTCGGGGATTGATCCGGAAGGTATCCGAACGGGGCTGACTCTGCTAAAGGACTATTTTGAGACCTGA
- the ruvC gene encoding crossover junction endodeoxyribonuclease RuvC: MRKVIGIDPGITTTGYGIVEEGESDPEVVTYGTLSPPAKKNTYQRLAHIYDGLYQVIDRFHPQEMAIEEAFFGKNARTAFVLGQARGVALLAATHQDLDCFEYAPRKIKLSVVGNGNASKEQVQYMVKSILSLSDAPKEFDITDALAAALCHLNQIRRA; this comes from the coding sequence GTGAGAAAGGTCATTGGCATCGATCCGGGGATTACCACGACAGGATACGGGATCGTGGAGGAGGGTGAGTCTGACCCCGAGGTCGTCACTTACGGTACTCTCTCACCGCCAGCGAAAAAGAACACATACCAACGCCTGGCCCATATTTATGACGGCTTATACCAGGTCATCGACCGCTTTCATCCACAGGAGATGGCCATAGAGGAAGCTTTTTTCGGCAAGAATGCCCGGACGGCGTTCGTTCTGGGACAGGCCAGAGGCGTCGCTCTCCTCGCAGCGACGCACCAGGATCTGGATTGTTTTGAGTACGCTCCGCGCAAGATTAAGCTCTCCGTCGTAGGGAATGGAAACGCATCAAAGGAGCAGGTTCAATATATGGTTAAATCGATACTCTCGCTAAGCGACGCACCGAAAGAATTTGACATCACAGATGCCCTGGCTGCAGCACTCTGTCACCTGAACCAGATAAGGCGTGCGTAG
- the gcvT gene encoding glycine cleavage system aminomethyltransferase GcvT: protein MKRTFLYEKHLDLGARMIPFAGFEMPLQYSGIIEEHTAVRSSVGVFDLSHMGELEISGPGAKAFLQKMTINDVSEVTQGQAQYTAMCLEDGGIIDDCVLYRLDNGYLLVANAVNIEKDFHWLKEHMQRDTRLVDVSRETTLIAVQGPKSRELLTRLTTVPEPLNTLEYYQHKTLALDGVEVLCARTGYTGELGFELYIKEDGTKRVWDGILAAGSAIGIRPIGLGARDTLRLEMKYCLYGNDIDETTNPLEAGLGWITKPEKGDFVGKKAILNVRKEGPARRLVGFEMTEVGIPRKGYILSAKGEEIGTVTSGCYSPSLRRGIGMAYVRKDASRPGTPIEVSIRGRSIHAEVIRAPFWKKGTVN, encoded by the coding sequence GTGAAACGGACTTTCCTTTACGAAAAACATCTGGATCTGGGCGCAAGGATGATTCCATTCGCCGGATTTGAAATGCCCCTTCAGTACTCGGGCATCATCGAGGAGCACACGGCCGTGAGATCCAGCGTGGGTGTGTTTGACCTTTCGCACATGGGAGAACTGGAGATTTCGGGTCCGGGAGCAAAAGCGTTTCTTCAGAAAATGACCATCAACGACGTCTCAGAGGTGACCCAGGGTCAGGCTCAGTATACAGCCATGTGTCTCGAGGACGGCGGAATCATTGATGACTGTGTTCTCTACCGACTGGACAATGGATATCTGCTGGTGGCGAACGCAGTCAATATTGAAAAGGACTTCCACTGGCTCAAGGAGCATATGCAGAGAGATACTCGACTGGTGGATGTTTCCAGGGAAACTACTCTGATCGCTGTTCAGGGGCCGAAATCGAGAGAGCTCCTTACCCGTCTCACCACTGTTCCGGAACCACTCAATACTCTGGAATACTACCAGCACAAGACTCTTGCCCTGGATGGTGTCGAAGTCTTGTGCGCCAGGACGGGTTATACAGGTGAGCTCGGATTTGAACTCTACATCAAGGAAGACGGAACCAAAAGGGTCTGGGATGGAATCCTGGCAGCGGGTAGTGCCATTGGGATTCGACCTATCGGTCTCGGGGCACGCGATACGCTTCGTTTGGAAATGAAGTACTGTCTATACGGAAATGACATCGACGAGACCACCAACCCCCTGGAAGCTGGCCTTGGATGGATAACGAAGCCCGAGAAGGGTGATTTTGTCGGCAAGAAAGCGATTCTGAATGTGAGAAAAGAGGGCCCCGCACGAAGGTTGGTGGGCTTCGAAATGACTGAAGTCGGGATACCCAGAAAGGGGTACATCCTTTCGGCGAAAGGGGAGGAGATAGGAACGGTTACAAGCGGGTGCTATTCACCTTCTCTTCGAAGAGGGATTGGAATGGCGTATGTTAGAAAAGATGCGTCCCGACCGGGCACGCCAATTGAAGTGTCAATCCGTGGAAGATCGATCCATGCTGAAGTTATAAGAGCGCCTTTCTGGAAGAAAGGAACCGTCAACTAG
- a CDS encoding DNA translocase FtsK — MRKRRTEIVGILLIVLSLFVLLSLISYDPSEEPTVSPQVAISNKTGIVGVYVAHALVKMTIGYVSFVFPLLGLIWGWWLISRNSLKELTRVTLHIFGLAFITSVALGLPAVSEGMTGISSYRYAGLVGGVVAKFMHDFVGTVVSSLLLVAGGLLLILGYFQWSVYSPVEKMSRAWSAFRKRVKDKAIDKKKEGEKRQHTEDLLVQLDQRKEEELSEVGEAEATGEEFPQVSVSGVEGTEEPGRHETPEGEHPSSDEDYVIGEEVMEDEADLDSQLESTAKRYLLPPASLLQKREDITPSASHEELVEKANFLLQSLLTFGVEGKVVNISPGPIITLFEVEPAEGVRVNKFVQLSDDLARVMKASRVRVIAPIPGKASVGIEIPNENPSIVYLRSVITSEKYLTSSSKLTVALGKTTSGEHYVIKLDELPHLLIAGTTGSGKSVCIHTIITSLLFRATPDEVRFLLIDPKRLELAAYSSLDRHHLIASEDSDEYIITTPENAVMALRSVEHEMSRRYDVLADSLVRNINDYHQKAASDKKLEPMPFIVVIIDELADLMLRVPKEVEVSIARLAQLSRAVGIHLVLATQRPSVDVITGVIKANFPARIAFQVATKVDSRTIIDTNGAEKLLGKGDLLFLPPASSAPIRLHSSLVSLAETNRIVDFINQQPTSQEITLQSSRIQLSEEGGAGEEALSHDELFKDAVRLVVVHQQGSISLLQRRLRVGYARAARLIDEMEQVGIVGPFTGSKAREVLVDDSYLQALDDDGT; from the coding sequence ATGAGAAAACGCAGGACAGAAATAGTGGGGATTCTTCTCATAGTCCTGTCGCTTTTTGTACTCCTGAGTCTCATCTCGTACGACCCCTCGGAGGAGCCTACCGTCTCACCCCAAGTCGCCATCTCGAACAAAACGGGGATTGTGGGCGTGTACGTTGCCCACGCTCTCGTAAAGATGACCATCGGCTATGTTTCTTTCGTGTTTCCTCTCCTGGGGTTGATTTGGGGTTGGTGGCTTATCAGCAGGAATTCTCTCAAGGAATTAACTCGAGTGACGCTCCATATATTCGGACTCGCCTTTATCACCTCGGTTGCCCTCGGTCTTCCCGCCGTATCGGAGGGAATGACGGGAATTTCAAGCTACCGATATGCCGGGCTCGTTGGTGGTGTGGTGGCGAAATTCATGCACGATTTCGTGGGAACGGTAGTATCGTCGCTCCTGCTCGTGGCGGGAGGACTCCTTCTGATCCTTGGCTACTTCCAATGGAGCGTCTACTCTCCCGTTGAAAAAATGTCACGGGCCTGGTCTGCGTTCCGGAAGAGGGTAAAGGATAAAGCCATCGATAAGAAAAAAGAGGGGGAGAAGCGGCAACATACAGAGGATCTTCTTGTTCAGCTTGATCAGCGGAAGGAGGAGGAACTTTCTGAGGTGGGAGAGGCGGAAGCCACCGGGGAGGAATTCCCCCAGGTTTCCGTTTCCGGGGTCGAGGGAACTGAGGAACCCGGGAGACACGAGACTCCGGAGGGAGAACACCCGTCTTCCGACGAAGATTATGTCATAGGCGAAGAAGTCATGGAAGACGAGGCGGATCTGGATTCTCAACTGGAGAGCACGGCGAAACGGTATCTTCTCCCCCCCGCAAGTTTACTCCAAAAGCGTGAAGATATCACACCCAGCGCTTCCCATGAGGAGCTGGTGGAAAAGGCAAATTTTCTTCTGCAGTCGCTTCTGACGTTCGGGGTGGAAGGGAAGGTGGTAAACATATCCCCCGGCCCCATCATCACACTTTTCGAGGTGGAGCCTGCAGAGGGCGTCAGGGTCAACAAGTTTGTCCAGCTGTCCGACGATCTTGCCCGGGTTATGAAGGCGTCGAGGGTGAGGGTAATCGCCCCCATCCCCGGCAAGGCTTCTGTGGGAATTGAAATCCCCAATGAAAATCCCTCCATCGTCTATTTGCGATCGGTCATAACTTCCGAGAAATACCTTACTTCCTCCTCGAAGTTGACGGTAGCTCTGGGAAAAACGACGAGTGGCGAGCACTACGTGATAAAGCTGGACGAGTTACCTCACCTCCTCATTGCGGGAACCACCGGTTCCGGGAAGTCTGTCTGCATCCATACGATTATCACGAGCCTTCTCTTCCGAGCAACGCCGGATGAGGTCCGTTTCCTTCTCATTGATCCGAAAAGGCTCGAGCTGGCTGCTTACAGCTCTCTTGACCGGCACCATCTGATCGCCAGTGAGGATAGCGATGAGTACATCATCACAACTCCGGAGAACGCAGTAATGGCACTCCGGTCAGTGGAACACGAAATGAGTCGCCGATATGATGTACTTGCCGATTCACTGGTGCGGAACATCAACGATTACCACCAGAAAGCCGCCAGTGACAAAAAACTGGAACCGATGCCCTTCATCGTGGTCATCATCGATGAACTCGCGGACCTAATGTTGCGGGTGCCCAAGGAAGTGGAGGTATCAATCGCCCGTCTGGCCCAACTGTCGAGAGCCGTCGGAATTCATCTGGTGCTGGCAACCCAGAGACCCTCGGTCGACGTCATCACAGGCGTGATAAAGGCGAACTTTCCCGCCCGTATCGCTTTTCAGGTGGCAACCAAAGTCGACTCCAGGACGATCATAGACACCAACGGTGCCGAAAAGTTGCTGGGAAAAGGGGATTTGTTGTTTCTCCCTCCCGCTTCATCCGCACCCATACGTCTGCACAGCTCGCTTGTGTCTCTGGCTGAAACAAACCGGATTGTAGACTTCATCAATCAGCAGCCTACCTCCCAGGAGATCACCCTGCAGAGTTCCAGGATCCAACTGTCAGAAGAGGGAGGTGCGGGCGAGGAAGCGTTGTCCCACGATGAACTTTTCAAGGACGCCGTCCGCCTTGTGGTTGTCCACCAGCAAGGTTCCATCTCTCTGCTCCAGCGACGCTTGCGCGTCGGGTATGCCCGGGCGGCCAGACTGATCGACGAGATGGAACAGGTAGGGATCGTGGGACCTTTCACCGGCAGCAAGGCTCGGGAAGTACTCGTCGATGATTCCTACCTCCAGGCCCTGGATGATGATGGAACTTAG
- the ruvA gene encoding Holliday junction branch migration protein RuvA: protein MIHSIKGRIKEKTPTSVVLDLGGLSFHITIPLPTYDKLPEVNQPVEILTYLNVREDALDLYGFLSKDELALFKMLIGVTKIGPKLAVGILSGATPDDFKRRIVSDDVDALTALPGIGPKTARRIIVELKEKFVPTDFERMVGAAEEESDDFNDALSALSSLGIPRSRAFKILSRMRQDGEFKGNLESIVRMALSKA from the coding sequence TTGATTCATTCCATAAAGGGGAGAATTAAAGAGAAGACGCCAACGAGCGTGGTTCTGGATTTAGGCGGCCTCTCCTTCCATATCACCATTCCCCTTCCCACGTACGACAAACTTCCCGAGGTGAATCAGCCCGTGGAGATCTTAACCTATCTCAACGTGAGGGAGGATGCTCTTGACCTCTATGGGTTTCTCTCGAAAGATGAACTCGCACTTTTCAAAATGTTGATCGGTGTCACCAAGATAGGGCCCAAGCTTGCCGTGGGAATCCTCTCCGGGGCGACTCCCGATGATTTCAAGCGGCGTATCGTCTCTGACGATGTGGATGCCCTCACAGCCCTGCCTGGTATCGGCCCGAAAACCGCCAGAAGAATCATTGTTGAGCTGAAAGAGAAATTCGTTCCCACGGATTTCGAACGGATGGTGGGAGCCGCCGAAGAAGAGTCGGATGACTTTAATGATGCTCTGTCTGCCCTTTCTTCTCTCGGTATCCCTCGGTCCAGGGCATTCAAGATTCTTTCGAGAATGAGACAGGACGGAGAATTCAAGGGAAATCTTGAATCGATTGTTCGGATGGCCCTGTCCAAGGCTTGA